A single genomic interval of Plantibacter sp. Leaf314 harbors:
- a CDS encoding NUDIX hydrolase, whose amino-acid sequence MDIRVAAYAVIVDERGMLLSHWNESGHSGWTLPGGGIDPGEDPADAAVREVFEETGYHAELDELIGVDSQVVPAERRLSSTATGPLHTLRIVYRAHLTGGTLTYEADGSTDYAAWYPLEEVGSLDRVSLVDVGRRFAGLI is encoded by the coding sequence ATGGACATCCGCGTCGCTGCATATGCCGTCATCGTCGACGAACGGGGCATGCTGCTCTCCCACTGGAACGAAAGCGGACACAGCGGCTGGACGCTTCCCGGCGGCGGGATCGACCCTGGTGAGGACCCGGCCGACGCGGCGGTCCGCGAGGTGTTCGAGGAGACCGGGTACCACGCAGAGCTCGACGAGCTGATCGGCGTCGACTCGCAGGTCGTGCCCGCTGAGCGTCGCCTCAGCTCGACGGCCACCGGGCCGCTCCACACCCTGCGGATCGTGTACCGGGCGCACCTCACCGGCGGCACCCTGACCTATGAGGCCGATGGCAGCACCGACTATGCGGCGTGGTACCCGCTCGAGGAGGTCGGCTCGCTCGACCGCGTCAGCCTCGTCGACGTCGGCCGACGCTTCGCCGGCCTCATCTGA
- a CDS encoding DUF3566 domain-containing protein has protein sequence MSSSVAEKLAKKSTKRTSTKQVRLKLVYIDFWSAVKLSFLAAIAVAVVIVVFFFLVYTVLNTTGVFTKVGGLFTDIAGPGNNILQYVNLPQVMAFAGIVALLNLIVITLMGALLAGLYNLSVKITGGLLVGFTNN, from the coding sequence ATGAGCAGTAGCGTCGCAGAGAAGTTGGCCAAGAAGTCGACCAAACGCACCAGCACCAAGCAGGTGCGCCTCAAGCTGGTGTACATCGACTTCTGGTCGGCGGTGAAGCTGTCGTTCCTGGCGGCGATCGCGGTCGCCGTGGTCATCGTGGTGTTCTTCTTCCTGGTGTACACCGTGCTCAACACCACGGGTGTCTTCACCAAGGTGGGCGGGCTCTTCACCGACATCGCCGGCCCCGGAAACAACATCCTCCAGTACGTCAACCTGCCGCAGGTCATGGCCTTCGCCGGAATCGTGGCGCTGCTCAACCTGATCGTCATCACGCTGATGGGTGCCCTCCTCGCGGGGCTCTACAACCTCAGCGTGAAGATCACGGGTGGTCTCCTCGTCGGGTTCACCAACAACTGA
- the gyrA gene encoding DNA gyrase subunit A gives MADETNDEVVVPDEDHGVHGRIDQVDLQLEMQRSYLDYAMSVIVGRALPDVRDGLKPVHRRVIYAMYDGGYRPDRSFSKCARVVGDVMGQFHPHGDTAIYDALVRLVQPWSLRYPLALGQGNFGSPGNDGAAAPRYTETKMAPLAMEMVRDIDEETVDFQPNYDGESQEPVVLPARFPNLLVNGSVGIAVGMATNIPPHNLREVADGALWHLSNPDASREELLEALMQRIKGPDFPTGAQILGIKGIQDAYRTGRGSITMRAVVNVEEIQGRTCLVVTELPYQVNPDNLALKIADLVKEGRLGGVADIRDETSGRTGQRLVIVLKRDAVAKVVLNNLYKHTPLQDNFGANMLAIVDGIPRTLPLDGFITNWVTHQVEVIVRRTVFRLRKKEERAHILRGYLKALDALDEVIALIRRSPSADEARTGLMDLLEIDELQASAILDMQLRRLAALERQKIIDEAAEIEAQIADLKDILAKPERQRQIVSEELTAIVDRYGDDRRTEIMFGFDGDMNMEDLIPEEEMVITVTRGGYIKRTRSDNYRQQHRGGKGVKGAQLRADDVVDHFFVTTTHHWLLFFTTKGRVYRAKAYELQEAGRDAKGQHVANLLAMQPDEEIAEILDIRDYEAATYLVLATHDGLVKKTALSEYDTNRSGGIIAINLREGDELTSALLVENDSDILLVSRKGMSIRFTASDETLRPMGRATSGVIGMHFRDEDKLLSASVLPSLEGEEREAFVFVVTEGGFAKRTNIDQYRGQNRGGLGIKVAKLNDDRGTLAGALIVDEGDEVLVVLASGKVVRSAVAEVPAKGRDTMGVVFARFAESDRIIALAKNSDRNLETQDVPETVADAAALEGAEPEASVPDETPAMKEEVDEQ, from the coding sequence ATGGCAGACGAAACCAACGACGAGGTAGTGGTCCCCGACGAGGACCACGGCGTACACGGCCGCATCGACCAGGTCGACCTCCAGCTCGAGATGCAGCGCAGCTACCTCGACTACGCGATGAGTGTCATCGTCGGCCGTGCGCTTCCGGACGTCCGCGACGGCCTGAAGCCCGTCCACCGCCGGGTCATCTACGCGATGTACGACGGCGGATACCGTCCCGACCGCTCCTTCTCCAAGTGCGCGCGCGTGGTCGGCGACGTCATGGGCCAGTTCCACCCCCACGGCGACACCGCGATCTACGACGCCCTGGTGCGTCTCGTCCAGCCGTGGAGCCTCCGCTACCCGCTCGCGCTCGGCCAGGGCAACTTCGGTTCGCCCGGTAACGACGGCGCTGCGGCCCCTCGGTACACCGAGACGAAGATGGCGCCGCTCGCGATGGAGATGGTGCGCGACATCGACGAGGAGACCGTCGACTTCCAGCCGAACTACGACGGAGAATCGCAGGAGCCGGTCGTCCTGCCGGCGCGGTTCCCGAACCTGCTCGTCAACGGTTCCGTCGGTATCGCGGTCGGCATGGCCACCAACATCCCGCCGCACAACCTGCGCGAGGTCGCCGACGGCGCCCTGTGGCACCTGTCGAACCCCGACGCCAGCCGTGAGGAGCTCCTCGAGGCGCTCATGCAGCGCATCAAGGGACCGGACTTCCCCACCGGTGCCCAGATCCTCGGCATCAAGGGCATCCAGGACGCGTATCGGACGGGCCGCGGCTCCATCACGATGCGCGCCGTCGTGAACGTCGAGGAGATCCAGGGTCGTACCTGCCTGGTCGTCACCGAGCTGCCGTACCAGGTGAACCCCGACAACCTGGCGCTGAAGATCGCCGACCTCGTCAAGGAGGGTCGCCTCGGCGGCGTCGCCGACATCCGCGACGAGACCTCCGGCCGCACCGGCCAGCGACTCGTGATCGTGCTCAAGCGCGACGCGGTCGCGAAGGTCGTCCTCAACAACCTCTACAAGCACACGCCGCTGCAGGACAACTTCGGTGCGAACATGCTCGCGATCGTGGACGGCATCCCGCGCACCCTGCCGCTCGACGGCTTCATCACCAACTGGGTCACCCACCAGGTCGAGGTCATCGTCCGCCGTACGGTGTTCCGCCTGCGGAAGAAGGAGGAGCGCGCGCACATCCTCCGCGGCTACCTCAAGGCGCTCGACGCATTGGACGAGGTCATCGCCCTCATCCGTCGCTCGCCGTCGGCCGACGAGGCGCGGACCGGCCTGATGGACCTCCTCGAGATCGACGAGCTCCAGGCGAGCGCCATCCTCGACATGCAGCTGCGTCGTCTCGCAGCGCTGGAACGTCAGAAGATCATCGACGAGGCTGCCGAGATCGAGGCGCAGATCGCCGACCTCAAGGACATCCTCGCGAAGCCCGAGCGCCAGCGGCAGATCGTCAGCGAGGAGCTCACCGCGATCGTCGACCGGTACGGTGACGACCGCCGCACCGAGATCATGTTCGGCTTCGACGGCGACATGAACATGGAAGACCTCATCCCCGAGGAGGAGATGGTCATCACCGTCACCCGCGGCGGATACATCAAGCGGACGCGGAGCGACAACTACCGTCAGCAGCACCGCGGCGGCAAGGGCGTGAAGGGTGCCCAGCTGCGCGCGGACGACGTGGTCGACCACTTCTTCGTCACGACGACGCACCACTGGCTCCTCTTCTTCACCACCAAGGGTCGTGTGTACCGCGCGAAGGCGTACGAGCTGCAGGAGGCCGGCCGCGACGCGAAGGGCCAGCACGTCGCGAACCTGCTCGCCATGCAGCCCGACGAGGAGATCGCCGAGATCCTCGACATCCGCGACTACGAGGCGGCCACCTACCTCGTCCTCGCGACGCACGACGGTCTCGTCAAGAAGACGGCCCTCTCGGAGTACGACACGAACCGCTCCGGCGGCATCATCGCGATCAACCTGCGCGAGGGCGACGAGCTCACCTCGGCCCTCCTCGTGGAGAACGACAGCGACATCCTGCTCGTCTCCCGCAAGGGGATGTCGATCCGCTTCACCGCGAGCGACGAGACGCTGCGACCGATGGGACGTGCCACCAGCGGCGTCATCGGGATGCACTTCCGAGACGAGGACAAGCTGTTGTCCGCCTCGGTCCTGCCGTCGCTCGAGGGCGAGGAACGGGAAGCGTTCGTGTTCGTCGTCACCGAAGGCGGGTTCGCCAAGCGCACCAACATCGACCAGTACCGCGGTCAGAACCGCGGTGGTCTGGGCATCAAGGTGGCCAAGCTGAACGACGATCGAGGCACGCTCGCCGGCGCCCTGATCGTCGATGAGGGCGACGAGGTCCTTGTGGTTCTTGCCAGTGGCAAGGTGGTAAGGTCTGCCGTGGCCGAAGTTCCAGCGAAGGGGCGCGACACGATGGGCGTCGTCTTCGCACGTTTCGCGGAGAGCGACCGAATCATCGCGCTGGCCAAGAACAGTGACCGAAACCTTGAGACCCAGGATGTTCCGGAGACGGTTGCAGACGCAGCGGCTCTGGAGGGTGCAGAACCCGAAGCATCCGTGCCGGACGAGACTCCGGCGATGAAGGAAGAAGTAGATGAGCAGTAG
- the gyrB gene encoding DNA topoisomerase (ATP-hydrolyzing) subunit B, which yields MTSEPNTHADESDYGASAIQVLEGLEAVRKRPGMYIGSTGPRGLHHLVYEIVDNSVDEALAGYCDTILVTILEDGGVRVVDNGRGIPVDIHPVEKKSTVEVVLTILHAGGKFGGSGYAVSGGLHGVGSSVVNALSTRLSVEVRRQGSVWRQSFQHGVPDAPLEQGEPSSETGTTITFWPSPDTFETTEFDYETLRTRFQQMAFLNKGLRIELADERPLRDAIEAEDADDNSAAHSQRKDVFFYERGLEDYVEYLNKAKRAELVHDEIISFESENTERKIALEVAMQWTTAYNESVHTYANTINTHEGGTHEEGFRAALTTLVNRYAREKGILKEKDDNLSGDDVREGLTAVISVKLSEPQFEGQTKTKLGNTEAKAFVQKVVSEQLNDWFDRNPNQAKEIIRKALQAATARLAARKARETARRKGLLEGGGMPGKLKDCQSKDPSLSEIFIVEGDSAGGSAVQGRNPETQAILPLRGKILNVEKARLDRALANNEVQAMITAFGAGIGEDFNPDKVRYHKIVLMADADVDGQHITTLLLTLLFRYMRPLVDLGYVYLAQPPLYRLKWSNADHQYVYSDRERDALLTDGVASGKRIPKENGIQRYKGLGEMNYKELWETTMDPQTRTLLQVTLDDAAAADEIFSTLMGEDVESRRTFIQKNAKDVRFLDI from the coding sequence ATGACATCAGAACCGAATACGCACGCCGACGAGTCTGACTACGGCGCAAGTGCCATCCAGGTTCTCGAAGGTCTCGAAGCCGTCCGGAAACGGCCCGGTATGTACATCGGGTCCACCGGTCCACGTGGTCTGCACCACCTGGTCTACGAGATCGTCGACAACTCCGTGGACGAAGCCCTCGCCGGCTACTGCGACACGATCCTCGTGACCATCCTCGAAGACGGTGGCGTCCGCGTCGTCGACAACGGTCGAGGCATCCCGGTGGACATCCACCCGGTCGAGAAGAAGTCCACGGTCGAGGTCGTCCTCACGATCCTCCACGCCGGCGGCAAGTTCGGCGGCAGCGGCTACGCGGTCTCCGGTGGTCTGCACGGTGTCGGTTCGTCCGTCGTGAACGCACTGTCCACCCGCCTCTCGGTCGAGGTCCGCCGACAGGGGTCGGTCTGGCGCCAGAGCTTCCAGCACGGTGTGCCGGACGCGCCGCTCGAGCAGGGTGAGCCCTCCTCGGAGACCGGCACCACGATCACCTTCTGGCCGAGCCCGGACACGTTCGAGACCACCGAGTTCGACTACGAGACGCTCCGCACGCGTTTCCAGCAGATGGCCTTCCTCAACAAGGGTCTCCGCATCGAACTCGCCGACGAGCGACCCTTGCGCGACGCGATCGAGGCCGAGGACGCCGACGACAACTCGGCTGCGCACTCACAGCGGAAGGACGTCTTCTTCTACGAGCGCGGTCTCGAGGACTACGTCGAGTACCTGAACAAGGCGAAGCGTGCCGAGCTCGTCCACGACGAGATCATCTCCTTCGAGTCGGAGAACACCGAGCGCAAGATCGCGCTCGAGGTCGCGATGCAGTGGACCACGGCGTACAACGAGAGCGTCCACACCTACGCGAACACGATCAACACGCACGAGGGTGGGACGCACGAGGAGGGCTTCCGCGCAGCGCTCACCACGCTCGTGAACCGCTACGCCCGCGAGAAGGGCATCCTCAAGGAGAAGGACGACAACCTCTCCGGCGACGACGTCCGCGAGGGTCTCACCGCGGTCATCTCCGTCAAGCTGTCCGAGCCGCAGTTCGAGGGCCAGACGAAGACGAAGCTCGGTAACACCGAGGCGAAGGCCTTCGTACAGAAGGTCGTGAGCGAGCAGCTCAACGACTGGTTCGACCGCAACCCGAACCAGGCCAAGGAGATCATCCGGAAGGCGCTCCAGGCGGCGACCGCCCGGCTCGCGGCTCGCAAGGCCCGGGAGACGGCCCGACGCAAGGGACTCCTCGAGGGCGGCGGCATGCCCGGCAAGCTCAAGGACTGCCAGTCGAAGGACCCCTCGCTCTCCGAGATCTTCATCGTCGAGGGTGACTCCGCAGGCGGCTCCGCTGTCCAGGGTCGCAACCCCGAGACGCAGGCGATCCTCCCGCTCCGCGGCAAGATCCTGAACGTCGAGAAGGCGCGCCTCGACCGCGCACTCGCGAACAACGAGGTCCAGGCGATGATCACGGCGTTCGGCGCCGGCATCGGCGAGGACTTCAACCCCGACAAGGTGCGGTACCACAAGATCGTGCTCATGGCCGATGCCGACGTCGACGGCCAGCACATCACCACCCTGCTGCTGACCCTGCTGTTCCGGTACATGCGACCGCTGGTCGACCTCGGGTACGTGTACCTCGCGCAGCCGCCGCTCTACCGTCTGAAGTGGTCGAACGCCGATCACCAGTACGTGTACAGCGACCGCGAACGCGACGCCCTCCTCACCGACGGGGTCGCCTCCGGCAAGCGCATCCCGAAGGAGAACGGGATCCAGCGCTACAAGGGTCTCGGCGAGATGAACTACAAGGAGCTGTGGGAGACCACGATGGACCCGCAGACGCGGACGCTCCTCCAGGTCACGCTCGACGACGCCGCGGCTGCCGATGAGATCTTCTCCACCCTCATGGGTGAGGACGTCGAGTCCCGCCGTACCTTCATCCAGAAGAACGCGAAAGACGTCCGCTTCCTCGACATCTAG
- a CDS encoding DUF721 domain-containing protein, translating to MTEPRRLGRDADPAGDLSAAVYLRFKEIFGGERVSRDRKRRERSAASPQDSVPYGVGRDPKGLGSVIDSLTAGLGWNSPLAQHDLLGNWAELCGEDTARYSEPVSISDGVLLVQCQSTAWATQLRHMRHEILVRIAERYPEAGVDTIRFQGPGAPSWKRGPRSIPGRGPRDTYG from the coding sequence ATGACTGAGCCGAGACGACTCGGTCGCGACGCCGATCCGGCCGGAGACCTGTCCGCGGCGGTCTACCTCCGGTTCAAGGAGATCTTCGGCGGTGAGCGGGTGTCGCGCGACCGCAAACGGCGAGAACGCTCGGCGGCCAGCCCGCAGGACTCCGTCCCCTACGGCGTCGGACGCGATCCGAAAGGGCTCGGCTCGGTCATCGACTCGCTGACCGCCGGCCTCGGCTGGAACTCCCCACTCGCACAACACGACCTCCTCGGCAACTGGGCGGAGCTGTGCGGCGAGGACACCGCCAGGTACTCCGAACCGGTGTCGATCTCCGACGGCGTGCTGCTCGTGCAGTGCCAGTCGACGGCCTGGGCGACGCAGTTGCGCCACATGCGTCACGAGATACTCGTCCGCATCGCCGAACGGTACCCGGAGGCAGGGGTCGACACGATCCGTTTTCAGGGCCCCGGAGCACCCTCCTGGAAAAGAGGCCCCAGGTCGATTCCAGGGCGTGGTCCACGCGATACTTACGGCTAG
- the recF gene encoding DNA replication/repair protein RecF, giving the protein MIVRHLNLTDYRNYAVVDVALEPGPNLFVGRNGQGKTNLVEAIGYLSSLGSHRVSSEQALIRHGADAAIIRARIVHDGRELLAEVQLNRGSANRAQVNRSQIKPRELPRYVSTVLFAPEDLLIVRGDPSARRRFIDQLLVQRIPRLAGVMADYDRSLKQRNSLLKSARARGLKSGPLATLDLWDDRLVQYGTEIIAERLQLIAMLGGPLRAAYRAVAGDDHRPVLLPVLSISGTDAEDESAVADPTETPEPGAPVDSALIAERFRAALTSRRSAELERGLTLVGPHRDDVFFGLNGLPVKGYASHGESWSFALAAKLASAELLRADSSLGDPVLILDDVFAELDSRRRERLAAAVAVYDQVIITAAVFDDVPERFTAHVVRIEAGRIVDDTEDATSPAVVSPVPEATHD; this is encoded by the coding sequence GTGATCGTGCGGCACTTGAATCTCACCGACTACCGCAACTACGCGGTGGTCGATGTGGCGCTCGAACCCGGTCCCAATCTGTTCGTCGGGCGGAACGGTCAGGGCAAGACCAACCTCGTCGAGGCGATCGGCTACCTGAGCAGTCTCGGTTCGCACCGGGTCTCCTCCGAACAGGCGCTCATCAGACACGGCGCTGATGCGGCGATCATCAGGGCTCGAATCGTGCACGACGGTCGCGAGCTCCTCGCGGAGGTGCAGCTCAACCGCGGTTCGGCGAACCGGGCCCAGGTCAACCGCTCGCAGATCAAGCCACGCGAGCTGCCGCGCTACGTCTCGACGGTCCTGTTCGCACCGGAAGACCTGCTGATCGTCCGCGGCGACCCGTCCGCGCGACGACGGTTCATCGACCAGTTGCTCGTCCAGCGCATCCCGCGGCTCGCCGGCGTCATGGCCGACTACGACCGGTCGCTGAAACAGCGCAACTCGCTCTTGAAATCGGCGCGCGCACGGGGCCTGAAATCCGGTCCGTTGGCGACGCTCGACCTGTGGGACGACCGACTCGTGCAGTACGGCACCGAGATCATCGCGGAACGGTTGCAGCTCATCGCCATGCTCGGCGGCCCGCTCCGAGCTGCGTATCGAGCCGTCGCCGGCGACGATCACCGGCCCGTCCTGTTGCCGGTCCTCAGCATCTCCGGGACGGACGCCGAAGACGAGTCCGCCGTGGCGGATCCGACGGAGACCCCGGAACCGGGTGCGCCGGTCGACTCGGCCCTCATCGCTGAACGGTTCCGAGCGGCCTTGACGAGCCGACGTTCCGCCGAGCTCGAGCGCGGCCTGACACTCGTCGGGCCCCACCGCGACGACGTCTTCTTCGGCCTCAACGGACTGCCGGTGAAGGGTTATGCCAGTCACGGCGAGTCCTGGTCGTTCGCGCTCGCGGCGAAACTGGCCTCCGCGGAGCTGCTCCGAGCGGACTCCTCTCTCGGCGACCCGGTGCTGATCCTCGACGATGTCTTCGCGGAACTCGATTCGCGTCGTCGCGAACGGCTGGCGGCGGCCGTGGCCGTGTACGACCAGGTGATCATCACGGCGGCGGTCTTCGACGACGTCCCGGAACGGTTCACCGCCCACGTGGTGCGTATCGAGGCCGGTCGGATCGTCGACGACACCGAGGATGCGACGTCACCGGCGGTCGTGTCACCGGTTCCGGAGGCGACCCATGACTGA
- the gnd gene encoding phosphogluconate dehydrogenase (NAD(+)-dependent, decarboxylating), producing the protein MHIGLVGLGKMGNNMRTRLRANGIEVTGFDRNPDVTDVATISDLVAALPAPRTVWVMVPAGAITDSVVEELNGLLEAGDLVIDGGNSRFTDDFKHAELLSAKGIDYIDAGVSGGVWGVDNGYGLMVGGSKEQVERVMPVFDALRPEGPRDEGFVHVGEVGAGHYAKMVHNGIEYALMQAYAEGFELLDKREDIIKDVPGTFKAWQRGTVVRSWLLELLVRALEEDPDFEQIEGYVEDSGEGRWTIEEAIANAVPVPTISASIFARFVSRQEDSPAMKAVAALRNQFGGHAVKKADD; encoded by the coding sequence ATGCACATCGGTCTCGTCGGTCTCGGCAAGATGGGCAACAACATGCGCACGCGTCTGCGTGCGAACGGCATCGAGGTCACCGGTTTCGACCGGAACCCGGATGTCACGGATGTCGCGACCATCAGCGACCTCGTCGCTGCACTCCCGGCACCTCGCACGGTCTGGGTGATGGTTCCCGCGGGAGCGATCACCGACTCGGTCGTCGAGGAACTCAACGGTCTGCTGGAAGCCGGCGACCTCGTCATCGACGGCGGCAACAGCCGGTTCACCGATGACTTCAAGCACGCCGAGCTGCTCTCCGCCAAGGGCATCGACTACATCGATGCCGGCGTCTCGGGCGGTGTCTGGGGTGTCGACAACGGATACGGCCTCATGGTCGGCGGCTCCAAGGAGCAGGTCGAGCGGGTCATGCCGGTCTTCGACGCGCTTCGCCCTGAGGGCCCGCGCGACGAGGGCTTCGTCCACGTCGGCGAGGTCGGCGCAGGCCACTACGCCAAGATGGTCCACAACGGCATCGAGTACGCCCTCATGCAGGCGTACGCCGAGGGGTTCGAGCTCCTCGACAAGCGCGAGGACATCATCAAGGACGTCCCGGGCACCTTCAAGGCCTGGCAGCGCGGCACCGTCGTGCGGTCCTGGCTGCTCGAGCTCCTCGTCCGCGCCCTCGAGGAGGACCCGGACTTCGAGCAGATCGAAGGGTACGTCGAGGACTCCGGTGAGGGTCGCTGGACGATCGAGGAGGCCATCGCCAACGCGGTGCCCGTCCCGACGATCTCCGCGTCGATCTTCGCGCGGTTCGTCTCGCGCCAGGAGGACTCACCGGCGATGAAGGCCGTCGCGGCACTCCGCAACCAGTTCGGCGGACACGCGGTCAAGAAGGCCGACGACTGA
- the dnaN gene encoding DNA polymerase III subunit beta has protein sequence MRFSVNRDVFSEAVSFAVKLLPQRPTLPILNGILIEAGDDGLILSSFDYEVSSQTGIAAEVEESGTALVNGRLLSEIASRLPNAPVRFSKVENRIEVTCGSARFTLGSMPVEEYPTIPQVDAEFGLVPADEFATAVSQVAVAASRDDVTPVITGVQLEVSKTSLSLVATDRYRVAVREIDWDSGQGDGSSETVTALVPARTLQEVGKTFGHSGNINVAITNRDDRELIAFRADRKTVTSLLIKGNFPPVKRLFPETTDNYAIINTAELIEATRRMSLVLEREAALRFTFTIDGLTLEAVGSEQAQASEGIDALLTGDDIVLSLKPQFLIDGLTAVRSEYVRFSFTKTENTNKPGPMLITSQSSKDQPGADSYKYLLQPNLLLR, from the coding sequence GTGCGATTCAGCGTCAACCGGGATGTATTCAGCGAAGCCGTCTCGTTCGCAGTGAAGCTGCTCCCGCAGCGCCCGACGCTGCCGATCCTCAACGGCATCCTCATCGAAGCCGGCGACGACGGTCTCATCCTGTCCTCGTTCGACTACGAGGTCTCGAGCCAGACCGGCATCGCAGCCGAGGTCGAGGAGTCCGGTACCGCGCTCGTCAACGGCCGCCTGCTCTCCGAGATCGCCAGCCGACTCCCCAACGCGCCGGTCCGGTTCAGCAAGGTCGAGAACCGCATCGAGGTCACCTGCGGTTCCGCACGGTTCACGCTCGGTTCGATGCCCGTCGAGGAGTACCCGACGATCCCTCAGGTCGACGCGGAGTTCGGGCTCGTCCCAGCCGACGAGTTCGCGACCGCAGTGAGCCAGGTCGCCGTCGCGGCGAGCCGCGACGACGTCACCCCGGTCATCACCGGCGTGCAGCTGGAGGTCTCGAAGACGAGCCTCAGCCTCGTCGCCACCGACCGGTATCGGGTCGCGGTCCGCGAGATCGACTGGGACTCCGGTCAGGGCGACGGATCCAGCGAGACGGTCACGGCGCTCGTGCCCGCCCGCACCCTGCAGGAGGTCGGCAAGACCTTCGGGCACAGCGGCAACATCAACGTCGCGATCACGAATCGCGACGACCGCGAGCTCATCGCGTTCCGGGCCGACCGCAAGACGGTCACCTCGCTCCTGATCAAGGGCAACTTCCCGCCGGTCAAGCGACTCTTCCCCGAGACGACGGACAACTACGCGATCATCAACACCGCGGAACTCATCGAGGCGACCCGACGCATGTCGCTGGTCCTCGAGCGCGAAGCGGCCCTCCGCTTCACCTTCACCATCGACGGGCTCACGCTCGAGGCCGTCGGATCCGAGCAGGCGCAGGCATCGGAAGGCATCGACGCCCTCCTCACCGGCGACGACATCGTGCTCTCCCTGAAGCCGCAGTTCCTGATCGACGGTCTGACCGCGGTCCGGAGCGAGTACGTGCGCTTCTCGTTCACCAAGACGGAGAACACGAACAAGCCGGGACCCATGCTCATCACGAGCCAATCCTCCAAGGATCAGCCGGGTGCCGACAGCTACAAGTACCTGCTGCAGCCGAACCTGCTGCTGCGCTGA